The following are encoded together in the Weissella soli genome:
- a CDS encoding metal ABC transporter solute-binding protein, Zn/Mn family: protein MNNIMSFIHALSDYSFLQYALVAGILLGAIAGVIGSFSILQGTSLIGDAMSHAVLPGIAIASLLHFPYYWGAALFGLLAAGVINLISRETPLKNDAAIGITFSTFFALGTIIMTLGHATTKLTDILFGNILAVQASDVVATVLVGLLVLIFVTICYHGLFLMVFDRSYAKASGVRTQLLSNILMVLLTLVIVISLQAVGVILVTALLVTPAATARLLTKRFVPMMITASGIGMFSALIGLYISYTANVPSGPAIVVTSAVMFMMAMFVYRVKKHGVMQKIMTLSVVASLVIAALVGWQLQQRHPVSAGYDGQGRLNVVSSFSIINSMVTDIGGKYVNAHTITAIGADQHDYSPTTTDVQRTQDAAVVFANGLNLEKGGSGWFYKLMKTTGKQQGKQLFNVTNGVRTIKLISTPGGNQANPHAWNGALEGQVYAKNIAKVLSAKDPQHKAYYAQRAQAYQKQLQAIYDKWQPKFAALPVKDHVLVTQEGAMSYFARDFNLQPYFIWEIDTEANGTPAQIKTLVDKLQPKQVTTTFVEQGEETKPMQTVNQQLGAKIAGELWTDSVSKKGGAVPTYLDLLDHNARVIYEGLKNNH from the coding sequence ATGAATAATATCATGTCATTTATCCATGCACTGAGTGACTACTCATTTTTACAATATGCTTTGGTCGCAGGTATTTTGTTGGGAGCGATTGCAGGTGTGATCGGCAGTTTTAGCATCTTGCAGGGTACCTCATTAATTGGGGATGCCATGTCACACGCGGTCTTGCCAGGGATTGCCATTGCATCGTTGTTGCACTTTCCATACTACTGGGGGGCCGCCTTATTTGGCTTATTGGCTGCCGGGGTGATCAATCTTATTAGTCGTGAGACACCGCTAAAAAATGATGCTGCCATTGGGATTACCTTCTCAACCTTTTTTGCGTTAGGCACCATCATCATGACATTAGGGCATGCTACTACCAAATTAACGGATATATTATTCGGTAATATCTTGGCGGTTCAAGCCTCAGATGTAGTGGCCACAGTTTTGGTGGGATTATTGGTTTTGATCTTTGTTACAATCTGCTATCATGGGCTGTTTCTGATGGTCTTTGATCGAAGTTATGCAAAAGCCAGTGGTGTGCGGACGCAATTATTGAGTAATATTTTGATGGTGTTATTAACCTTGGTCATCGTCATCTCCTTACAAGCAGTTGGAGTTATTTTAGTGACAGCACTGCTTGTGACACCAGCTGCCACGGCTCGTTTACTGACCAAGCGATTTGTGCCAATGATGATTACGGCGAGTGGCATTGGTATGTTCAGTGCCTTAATTGGACTGTATATTAGCTATACAGCCAACGTACCTTCTGGACCGGCTATTGTGGTGACTAGTGCTGTGATGTTTATGATGGCCATGTTCGTTTATCGGGTAAAGAAGCACGGGGTCATGCAAAAAATAATGACTTTGAGTGTCGTGGCCAGCTTGGTGATTGCAGCATTAGTTGGTTGGCAACTGCAACAGAGGCATCCCGTCAGTGCTGGTTATGATGGGCAGGGACGGCTGAATGTGGTGTCATCCTTTTCGATTATCAATTCGATGGTGACTGACATTGGTGGTAAGTATGTGAATGCACACACCATTACAGCGATAGGTGCTGATCAACATGATTACAGTCCAACAACAACCGATGTACAACGTACGCAGGATGCAGCCGTTGTGTTTGCTAATGGACTGAATCTAGAAAAAGGTGGTTCAGGTTGGTTTTATAAGCTGATGAAGACAACGGGTAAGCAACAAGGTAAGCAACTTTTCAATGTGACTAATGGGGTACGTACCATTAAATTGATCAGCACGCCTGGCGGCAATCAGGCCAATCCACATGCTTGGAATGGGGCTTTGGAGGGTCAGGTCTACGCTAAAAATATTGCGAAAGTCCTGTCGGCCAAAGATCCGCAACACAAAGCCTATTATGCTCAACGAGCGCAGGCATACCAAAAACAGTTGCAAGCAATTTATGATAAGTGGCAGCCAAAATTTGCTGCTTTGCCAGTTAAGGATCATGTTTTGGTAACGCAAGAAGGTGCAATGAGTTACTTTGCGCGTGATTTCAATTTACAACCTTATTTTATTTGGGAAATTGATACCGAAGCAAACGGCACACCAGCTCAGATTAAAACCCTGGTGGATAAACTTCAACCTAAGCAAGTGACGACTACCTTTGTAGAGCAAGGCGAAGAGACCAAGCCGATGCAAACTGTTAATCAGCAGCTCGGAGCCAAGATTGCTGGCGAATTATGGACAGATTCCGTTTCTAAAAAAGGTGGCGCGGTACCAACTTATTTAGATTTGCTCGACCATAATGCACGAGTGATCTATGAAGGATTGAAAAATAATCATTAG
- the prmC gene encoding peptide chain release factor N(5)-glutamine methyltransferase — MFEEQMTFEALRNWGDFRLEPYLHDKEERMAQLDYLLTGMMDWSYSQLASNLNTVIEDEKRIRFEVAVRAIQGGVPVQYALGHAAFYGREFNVDRRVLIPRPETEELVEWLLRDQPQTSQTVLDIGTGSGAIALTLALERPQWHVTASDISHDALTVAQENGQKFGVSVTYVESDLFANIQEQYDVIVSNPPYIPDSERDVMDDSVLVFEPAVALFADDAGLALYKAIAQDLLDHLKPKGVAYFEIGYLQGPALLGVFGELPNVTVELRQDMAGHDRMIKVTRK, encoded by the coding sequence ATGTTTGAAGAACAAATGACATTTGAAGCCCTACGTAACTGGGGTGATTTTCGGTTAGAACCATATCTGCATGACAAAGAAGAACGCATGGCGCAGTTGGACTATTTACTAACGGGTATGATGGATTGGTCATACTCTCAATTAGCCAGTAATCTCAACACAGTGATTGAAGACGAGAAGCGGATTCGTTTTGAGGTCGCAGTGCGAGCCATTCAAGGTGGTGTCCCTGTGCAATATGCCTTAGGCCATGCGGCTTTTTATGGGCGTGAGTTTAATGTGGATCGACGTGTTTTGATCCCACGACCAGAGACAGAAGAATTGGTTGAGTGGCTTTTGCGTGATCAACCGCAAACGAGCCAAACAGTGTTAGACATTGGGACTGGTTCAGGTGCGATTGCCTTAACCTTGGCCTTGGAACGACCACAATGGCATGTCACTGCTAGTGATATTTCCCATGATGCGCTCACGGTAGCCCAGGAAAATGGGCAAAAGTTTGGGGTTTCAGTCACGTATGTTGAAAGCGATCTGTTTGCTAATATCCAGGAACAATATGATGTGATTGTTAGCAATCCACCTTACATTCCTGATAGTGAACGCGACGTGATGGACGACTCTGTCTTAGTCTTTGAACCGGCAGTGGCTTTATTTGCCGATGATGCTGGTTTAGCACTATACAAAGCAATTGCGCAGGATTTGTTAGATCATTTAAAGCCAAAAGGCGTCGCATACTTTGAGATTGGGTACCTACAAGGGCCCGCTTTGCTAGGTGTGTTTGGTGAATTGCCAAATGTGACCGTTGAGTTGCGCCAAGATATGGCAGGACATGATCGGATGATTAAAGTCACCCGCAAGTAA
- a CDS encoding DUF2785 domain-containing protein, protein MDYTVNDVRHELQILRQRMHNGELLDSLGAEVGKLIDDLDMYDVPTEVRQLSTAETAPLFIKLSALQEQLTANDPILISDQEILALLNALRQTDPELRDHGVFFFIADALQHQAFSDEQIVLMTRYLLQDNVLLSHITETENDGVFLRSFAVFILSMLAYANRQSSVDLYSDELRNTFIEQIATYILLEKDTRGFVGEKGWAHAFMHIGNLLDEITSDVETTRADKLFLETILLERLKRLDTPMVMGETRRIVGYLTHLVNVNPIYAHYFLKQLKQWRQEMTRRLQPETEGDWHRFYNQSRVLTGLLLRDNLPDEIYNYLNEARNFLI, encoded by the coding sequence ATGGATTATACAGTCAATGATGTCCGCCATGAATTACAAATCTTACGGCAACGGATGCACAATGGAGAACTTCTAGATTCTTTAGGAGCAGAAGTTGGTAAGTTAATTGATGACTTGGATATGTATGATGTACCAACTGAAGTTCGCCAATTGAGTACGGCCGAGACGGCACCACTTTTCATCAAATTAAGCGCATTGCAAGAGCAGCTAACCGCCAATGACCCTATCTTGATTTCAGATCAGGAAATTTTGGCATTATTGAATGCACTGCGGCAAACGGATCCCGAATTACGGGATCATGGGGTGTTCTTTTTCATTGCAGATGCTTTGCAACATCAAGCCTTTTCGGATGAGCAAATTGTCCTGATGACACGTTATCTATTGCAAGATAATGTGCTACTCTCACATATTACCGAGACTGAAAATGATGGGGTGTTCTTGCGATCATTTGCTGTTTTTATTCTGTCGATGTTAGCCTACGCAAACCGTCAGAGTAGTGTTGATTTATATTCAGATGAATTGCGCAATACCTTTATTGAACAGATTGCCACCTATATTTTGTTAGAAAAAGATACGCGGGGCTTTGTCGGCGAAAAGGGATGGGCCCACGCCTTTATGCATATCGGTAATTTACTGGATGAGATTACAAGTGACGTGGAAACAACGCGAGCTGATAAATTATTTCTAGAAACGATTTTACTTGAGCGTTTGAAACGTTTAGATACGCCCATGGTGATGGGCGAGACACGACGTATTGTCGGTTATCTCACCCATCTGGTGAATGTGAATCCAATTTATGCGCATTATTTTTTGAAGCAATTGAAGCAGTGGCGTCAAGAAATGACACGGCGGCTGCAGCCTGAAACGGAAGGTGACTGGCATCGTTTCTATAATCAGAGTCGCGTATTGACAGGATTATTATTACGGGATAATTTACCAGACGAAATTTATAATTACTTAAATGAGGCACGGAACTTTTTAATTTAG
- the prfA gene encoding peptide chain release factor 1, producing MDEIFEKVQAVVDRYDEISELLSDPAVIGDTNRFMALSKEEGSLRDTVDVFRRYKKVVEDIESDNELLREKLDPDMEELTKDELKELTAEKEEMEAQLKVLLLPKDPNDDKNIIMEIHGAAGGEEAALFAADLYNMYARYAEKQGWQVEIIDENKTEIGGYKEVVLMITGNNVYSKLKFENGAHRVQRVPETETAGRVHTSTATVGVMPEYEDVDITIEDKDLRVDVFRASGAGGQHINKTSSAVRMTHLPTGIVVSMQDQRSQQQNRTKAMEIMKARVYDFFASQNEAEYAEQRKTAVGTGDRSERIRTYNYPQNRVTDHRIGLSLSKLDRIVNGELDDIIDALVIADQTAKLEALKN from the coding sequence ATGGATGAGATTTTTGAAAAAGTTCAAGCTGTCGTCGACCGTTACGATGAAATCAGTGAATTATTAAGTGATCCGGCTGTTATTGGAGACACTAACCGTTTCATGGCCCTTTCTAAAGAAGAGGGTAGTTTGCGTGATACGGTTGATGTCTTTCGTCGTTACAAGAAGGTCGTTGAAGATATCGAAAGTGACAATGAATTGTTGCGTGAGAAGCTTGATCCGGACATGGAAGAATTGACGAAGGATGAACTGAAAGAATTAACGGCTGAAAAAGAAGAGATGGAAGCCCAGCTGAAGGTTTTGCTCTTGCCAAAGGATCCCAATGACGATAAAAACATCATTATGGAGATTCACGGTGCTGCCGGTGGTGAGGAAGCGGCCTTATTTGCGGCTGATTTGTATAACATGTACGCCCGCTATGCAGAAAAGCAAGGTTGGCAAGTTGAAATCATCGATGAAAACAAGACTGAAATTGGTGGGTACAAAGAAGTTGTCTTAATGATTACTGGTAATAACGTGTATTCAAAGTTGAAGTTTGAGAATGGTGCGCATCGCGTGCAACGTGTGCCTGAAACAGAAACGGCTGGGCGGGTGCACACTTCCACAGCCACGGTTGGTGTGATGCCAGAATATGAAGATGTGGACATTACGATTGAAGATAAAGATCTACGGGTTGATGTGTTCCGAGCTTCTGGAGCTGGTGGCCAACATATCAACAAGACTTCATCAGCTGTCCGTATGACCCACTTGCCAACGGGGATTGTGGTCTCAATGCAAGACCAACGTTCACAACAACAAAATCGTACCAAGGCGATGGAGATCATGAAGGCACGGGTCTACGACTTTTTTGCGTCACAAAATGAGGCTGAATACGCTGAACAACGTAAAACGGCCGTTGGAACGGGTGATCGTTCAGAACGTATTCGGACATACAATTACCCACAAAACCGGGTGACAGATCACCGGATTGGGTTATCGTTGAGCAAGTTGGACCGTATCGTCAATGGTGAATTGGATGATATCATCGATGCTTTGGTGATTGCAGACCAAACGGCCAAGCTGGAAGCACTTAAGAATTAG
- a CDS encoding APC family permease: protein MGAHSLKQALVGKRLKTLEEGSQHLSRGKALALLSSDALSSVAYGTEQITTALIAVGSAALWLQLPIAILVLVLLAAITLSYRQIIHAYPSGGGAYVVTSTNWGQKAGLVAGGSLLVDYMLTVAVSVTSGTSAITSAIPELNQYAVPIAIVIVLILTWINLRGVRESAGFLTVPVYFFIVMISFMILYGLYNIITGNVEYQAASAVGTSFKGLTLLLFMRAFSSGSSSLTGVEAISNAVPNFKDPKPKNAAATLVIMSVILAFFFGGITFLSYWYGIQPNTDQTVLAQIGTSIFGHGVMFYLLQLATALILAVAANTGFSAFPQLAFNLAKDKFMPHIYMDKGDRLGYSNGILSLAIGSIVLILIFHGSTEALIPLYAVGVFIPFTLSQSGMIIHWFRTREGAWFGKATINFVGALISAILVVTLFLLHFGSVWPYLIIMPVLLRMFMVINQHYRTIAKQLRVISQEPIKRHHYDGATIIILVSNLTRVTAEAVDYAQSVGDKVLAMHVSFDSNPEKEHRLGVEFKREFPDVRYVDIHSSYRSITEPAVRFVDEIAKGAKDRNHSLTILIPQFVPRYPWQNALHNQNSLRLRTALASRDITISTYYFHLKQ, encoded by the coding sequence ATGGGTGCACACTCATTGAAGCAAGCATTGGTTGGTAAGCGACTAAAAACATTGGAAGAAGGGTCGCAACACTTAAGCAGGGGTAAAGCACTTGCATTGTTGTCATCCGACGCGCTTTCATCAGTAGCGTATGGAACTGAGCAAATTACGACCGCGTTGATTGCAGTTGGTTCCGCCGCTTTGTGGCTACAGTTGCCAATTGCCATTTTGGTGTTGGTATTGTTAGCTGCCATCACATTGTCATATCGACAAATTATTCACGCCTATCCATCTGGTGGGGGGGCCTATGTGGTCACTTCGACCAACTGGGGTCAAAAAGCTGGGTTAGTAGCCGGTGGTTCCTTACTCGTTGACTATATGTTGACGGTGGCGGTATCTGTGACGTCTGGTACCTCAGCTATCACCTCAGCCATTCCTGAATTGAATCAATACGCAGTACCCATTGCGATTGTCATCGTATTAATTCTAACATGGATTAATCTACGTGGCGTGCGTGAGTCGGCTGGCTTTTTGACGGTACCGGTGTATTTCTTTATTGTCATGATTTCATTCATGATTCTGTACGGATTGTACAATATTATTACGGGTAACGTAGAATATCAGGCGGCTAGTGCTGTGGGGACGAGCTTTAAGGGCTTGACCTTGCTACTATTCATGCGAGCATTCTCAAGTGGTTCTTCATCATTGACTGGTGTTGAAGCCATTTCAAACGCGGTGCCTAATTTTAAGGATCCTAAGCCCAAAAATGCAGCTGCTACATTGGTAATCATGTCTGTTATCTTGGCATTCTTCTTTGGTGGCATTACGTTCTTATCATATTGGTACGGTATTCAACCGAATACAGACCAAACCGTTTTGGCTCAAATTGGAACCTCAATTTTTGGCCATGGTGTGATGTTTTATTTGTTGCAATTGGCAACTGCTTTAATTTTGGCAGTGGCAGCTAATACCGGCTTCTCGGCATTTCCACAGCTGGCTTTCAACCTGGCCAAGGACAAATTTATGCCCCATATTTATATGGACAAGGGTGACCGACTGGGTTACTCAAACGGTATTTTATCCCTTGCCATCGGGTCAATCGTTTTGATCTTGATTTTCCATGGTTCAACGGAAGCCTTGATTCCATTGTATGCGGTAGGTGTGTTTATTCCATTTACGTTGTCACAATCGGGGATGATTATTCACTGGTTCCGCACGCGTGAAGGTGCCTGGTTTGGTAAGGCAACCATTAACTTCGTGGGAGCTTTGATTTCAGCCATTCTGGTTGTTACCTTGTTTTTGCTACACTTTGGATCTGTATGGCCATATTTGATTATCATGCCAGTACTCTTGCGCATGTTTATGGTTATCAACCAACACTACCGGACAATTGCCAAGCAATTACGGGTGATCTCGCAAGAACCAATCAAGCGGCATCACTATGATGGTGCTACAATCATCATTTTAGTTTCTAATTTGACGCGGGTGACGGCTGAGGCCGTGGATTACGCCCAATCTGTCGGTGATAAGGTACTTGCAATGCACGTCTCGTTTGATTCAAATCCCGAGAAGGAACATCGTTTGGGGGTTGAATTTAAACGTGAATTCCCAGATGTGCGCTATGTTGATATTCATTCATCTTATCGTTCAATCACTGAACCAGCGGTGCGGTTTGTCGATGAAATTGCCAAGGGTGCTAAGGATCGTAATCATAGTTTGACCATTTTGATTCCACAATTCGTGCCACGTTATCCATGGCAAAATGCCTTGCATAATCAAAATAGTCTACGGTTACGAACGGCTTTGGCCAGTCGTGATATCACAATTTCAACGTATTACTTCCACTTGAAGCAATAG
- a CDS encoding thymidine kinase — translation MAQLFFRYGAMASGKSIEILKVAHNYEIQNRHVLLLTSALDDRTQIGAIASRIGMQREAIAIHDEDNLYDLVQTQANDIAAVLIDEAQFMTKAQVLQLTQVVDELQIAVMAYGLKNDAFNQLFPGSEALLLYADKIEEVKTLCSFCTRKATMNLRVSGGQPVYAGAQIQVGGDEAYMPVCRLHYNHPDMAALAHRISAVNE, via the coding sequence ATGGCACAATTATTTTTTCGCTATGGTGCAATGGCGAGTGGTAAGAGCATTGAAATTCTAAAAGTGGCTCATAATTATGAAATACAAAATCGCCATGTATTATTACTGACTAGTGCATTGGATGACCGTACGCAAATTGGTGCGATTGCTTCACGGATTGGGATGCAACGGGAAGCAATTGCGATTCATGATGAAGATAACTTGTATGATTTGGTGCAAACCCAGGCGAATGATATTGCGGCTGTGTTGATCGACGAAGCCCAATTTATGACCAAAGCACAAGTTTTACAGCTGACCCAAGTTGTTGATGAGTTGCAGATTGCAGTCATGGCTTATGGACTAAAAAACGATGCGTTTAACCAATTATTTCCAGGCTCAGAAGCCCTGTTATTATATGCTGACAAAATTGAAGAAGTGAAAACCTTGTGCTCGTTTTGTACACGTAAGGCGACAATGAACCTGCGTGTTTCAGGTGGCCAACCGGTGTATGCCGGTGCCCAAATACAGGTTGGTGGTGATGAAGCTTACATGCCAGTTTGCCGACTTCACTACAATCACCCAGATATGGCAGCATTGGCGCACCGCATTAGTGCCGTCAACGAATAA
- the glyA gene encoding serine hydroxymethyltransferase has protein sequence MNYREFDPELWAAIDREADRQEHNIELIASENIASAGVRAAQGSILTNKYAEGYPGKRYYGGTEFVDQVEQLAIDRAKALFGAEYANVQPHSGSQANAAVYAALLEPGDHVLGLDLNAGGHLTHGSSVNFSGKTYDFHAYGLDENELIDYDQVAALAEEFKPKLIVTGASAYSRFIDFDRFREIADAVGAYLMVDMAHIAGLVAAGVHPSPVGIADVVTTTTHKTLRGPRGGLILAKEALGKKLNSAIFPGTQGGPLEHVIAGKAVAFYEDAQPSFKEYGKQIVANAKAMADEFAKSDLVRVISGGTDNHLFNLDLTPTGLTGKAVQNLLDTVAITTNKEAIPNEPRSPFITSGIRIGTPAITTRGFKEAESREVARLILRVLANPEDQANLDQVATEVRALTERFPLDQIEHAE, from the coding sequence ATGAACTATCGTGAATTTGACCCTGAATTGTGGGCAGCTATTGATCGTGAAGCTGATCGTCAAGAGCATAATATCGAGTTGATCGCATCAGAAAATATCGCATCTGCCGGTGTTCGTGCCGCACAAGGTAGTATCCTAACTAACAAATACGCTGAAGGTTATCCTGGTAAGCGTTACTATGGTGGCACTGAGTTTGTCGATCAAGTTGAGCAACTAGCGATTGATCGTGCCAAGGCATTATTTGGTGCTGAATACGCCAACGTCCAACCTCATTCAGGTTCCCAAGCAAACGCCGCTGTTTATGCGGCATTGTTGGAACCTGGTGACCATGTGTTAGGGTTGGATTTGAATGCAGGGGGTCACTTAACGCACGGTTCTTCAGTTAACTTCTCAGGTAAGACTTATGATTTCCATGCCTATGGTTTGGATGAAAATGAATTAATCGACTATGATCAAGTCGCTGCCTTGGCAGAAGAATTTAAGCCTAAGTTGATTGTGACCGGCGCTTCGGCCTATTCACGCTTTATAGACTTTGACCGTTTCCGTGAGATTGCGGATGCGGTGGGAGCTTATTTGATGGTTGATATGGCTCACATTGCTGGCTTAGTGGCCGCAGGTGTCCACCCATCACCTGTCGGCATTGCAGATGTCGTGACAACGACCACGCATAAAACGTTACGTGGTCCTCGTGGTGGCCTGATCTTGGCTAAAGAAGCGCTGGGTAAGAAGCTGAATTCGGCTATTTTCCCCGGCACGCAAGGTGGTCCTTTGGAACATGTGATTGCTGGTAAAGCGGTTGCATTCTATGAGGATGCACAACCAAGCTTCAAAGAATACGGTAAGCAAATTGTGGCCAATGCCAAGGCGATGGCCGATGAATTTGCTAAGTCTGATTTGGTCCGGGTGATTTCTGGTGGGACCGACAATCACTTGTTCAATCTAGATCTGACACCAACTGGCTTGACTGGTAAGGCAGTCCAAAATCTGTTGGATACTGTCGCAATCACGACTAACAAGGAAGCCATTCCAAATGAACCCCGTAGCCCATTTATCACCTCTGGTATTCGTATTGGCACACCAGCCATTACAACCCGCGGTTTCAAGGAAGCAGAGTCACGCGAAGTTGCTCGACTCATCTTGCGAGTTTTGGCTAATCCTGAAGATCAAGCAAACCTTGATCAAGTGGCTACCGAAGTACGTGCTTTGACAGAACGTTTCCCTTTGGATCAAATTGAACACGCAGAATAA
- a CDS encoding L-threonylcarbamoyladenylate synthase, whose product METKIWAVNEIEQAAKAIKRGSLVAFPTETVYGLGADAFNEQAVGKVYAAKGRPSDNPLIVHVADAEQVEKYAMVDARAKKVMDAFWPGPLTIILPVVRGAISHTVTGGLETVASRMPDNDVTRTLIRMADTPIVGPSANTSGKPSPTTAQHVYHDLHGKIAGILDDGATTIGVESTVIDLSVAQPAVLRPGKITPEQLEAVLGEPVDSEVHQVAASEAPKAPGMKYRHYAPDKDVYMVAREDWTQAIIWAQGQLAPVGLMLPNDLIVEHQLAGMNFVWSLGNDDAEAAAKLFAGLRYFDDRDDIATILVAELAHTSANAAYNNRLGKSSSGQKFNVTDFM is encoded by the coding sequence ATGGAAACGAAAATTTGGGCAGTTAATGAAATAGAGCAAGCAGCGAAGGCGATTAAGCGTGGTTCGTTAGTTGCTTTTCCGACTGAGACAGTTTATGGATTGGGGGCGGATGCTTTTAATGAACAAGCTGTTGGTAAGGTCTATGCTGCCAAAGGTCGACCATCTGATAACCCGCTGATTGTGCATGTCGCGGATGCTGAACAAGTGGAAAAATATGCCATGGTTGATGCTCGCGCAAAGAAAGTGATGGATGCTTTTTGGCCGGGCCCTTTGACAATTATTTTACCGGTGGTGCGCGGGGCCATTTCACATACCGTGACGGGGGGACTGGAAACAGTGGCTTCACGGATGCCAGATAATGATGTGACCCGGACCTTGATTAGGATGGCTGACACGCCAATCGTTGGTCCATCAGCGAATACATCCGGTAAACCTAGCCCCACAACTGCGCAACATGTTTATCATGATTTACATGGGAAAATCGCCGGTATTCTCGATGATGGTGCCACAACGATCGGTGTTGAATCTACGGTAATCGATTTGTCAGTCGCACAACCAGCTGTATTACGGCCAGGTAAAATCACGCCAGAACAACTGGAAGCAGTTTTGGGTGAGCCAGTGGATTCCGAGGTACATCAAGTGGCTGCCAGTGAGGCACCAAAAGCACCAGGGATGAAGTATCGGCACTATGCACCCGACAAGGATGTTTATATGGTGGCGCGTGAAGATTGGACGCAAGCAATTATCTGGGCCCAAGGTCAATTGGCACCAGTGGGGCTCATGCTACCTAACGATTTGATTGTCGAGCACCAGTTAGCGGGGATGAACTTTGTTTGGTCACTAGGTAATGATGATGCTGAGGCGGCCGCAAAGTTATTTGCAGGTTTGCGGTATTTTGATGATCGTGATGATATTGCCACAATTTTGGTGGCCGAATTAGCGCACACTTCAGCGAATGCCGCTTACAATAATCGTTTAGGTAAATCCTCAAGTGGTCAAAAATTCAATGTAACGGACTTTATGTAA
- a CDS encoding D-alanine--D-alanine ligase family protein — MANKLHIALLFGGNSSEHDVSKRSAHNIYDAMDKEKYDVDVFLISRDGIFMSPEDSRRVFDGEDEDTVVAEAMKHIDLSNPLANIQNLGDVKDIDLFYPVVHGNLGEDGTLQALFRILNKPYIGPGIAASAISFDKDLTKRILNQAGIRNTKYELLTDQTKDQYTYASLVEKLGSEVLFVKAAKQGSSVGINRVTNQAEFEAGLADALQYDYKVLVEAGLNRPREVFIAILGNEEPRASRIGGIVLPEADAWYDYNNKFVDASGMVFELPVVLDESVTQEITEMALAAYKALGLVGLTRIDFMLDEHNVPYLGEPNTLPGFTNISLYPQMWEVSGLSYSALIDEIINYGLAEFERNAKISYDFISLGEERVGKKEYNAERAE; from the coding sequence ATGGCAAACAAGTTACACATTGCATTGTTGTTTGGTGGTAATTCATCAGAACATGACGTCTCAAAGCGGTCAGCGCATAATATCTATGACGCGATGGACAAGGAAAAGTACGACGTTGACGTATTTTTGATTTCACGCGATGGCATCTTCATGAGCCCTGAAGATTCAAGGCGTGTTTTTGATGGCGAAGATGAGGATACGGTTGTAGCTGAAGCAATGAAGCACATCGACTTGTCAAATCCGTTGGCAAACATCCAAAATTTGGGTGATGTTAAAGATATTGATTTGTTCTATCCAGTTGTTCACGGTAACTTAGGTGAAGATGGTACGTTGCAAGCTTTGTTCCGTATCTTGAACAAGCCATATATTGGACCAGGAATTGCCGCGTCAGCGATTTCGTTTGACAAGGACTTAACTAAGCGTATTTTGAACCAAGCCGGCATTCGTAATACGAAGTATGAATTGTTGACGGATCAAACCAAGGATCAATATACGTACGCCTCATTGGTCGAAAAGTTGGGTTCAGAAGTTTTGTTTGTGAAGGCAGCAAAACAAGGGTCATCAGTTGGTATTAATCGTGTTACCAACCAAGCAGAGTTTGAAGCTGGTTTGGCGGACGCTTTGCAATATGACTACAAGGTCTTGGTTGAAGCGGGGTTGAACCGACCACGTGAAGTCTTCATCGCGATTTTGGGTAATGAAGAGCCACGGGCATCACGCATTGGCGGCATTGTGTTACCTGAGGCAGATGCCTGGTACGACTACAACAACAAGTTTGTGGACGCTTCAGGAATGGTCTTTGAATTGCCAGTCGTGCTAGATGAGAGCGTGACCCAGGAAATCACTGAAATGGCTTTGGCAGCGTACAAGGCATTGGGACTAGTAGGTTTGACACGAATTGATTTCATGTTGGATGAGCATAACGTGCCATACTTAGGCGAACCTAATACATTGCCAGGGTTTACCAACATCTCTTTGTATCCACAAATGTGGGAAGTTTCAGGATTGAGTTATTCAGCGCTAATTGATGAAATCATTAATTATGGGCTGGCTGAATTTGAGCGTAATGCTAAAATTTCATACGACTTCATTTCGCTAGGTGAAGAACGTGTGGGTAAGAAAGAATACAATGCGGAACGCGCAGAGTAA